In Thermofilum pendens Hrk 5, the sequence CACATCAACCCCGCGTACCGCGAGCTCGCCGAGAGGCACGGTCTCGTCGTCTCGTCCACGGATCCCTCGGGCAGGATTATAAACTCGATAGAGGTTGCGGGTGACGCCTGGATAGTCGGGGTACAGTTCCACCCGGAGTTCAAGAGCAGGCCCGCGAGGCCATCGCCCGTCTACCTAGAGTTCCTCAAGGCGGCTCTAAGGTACAAGCGGGCCCGCGGAGGCTAGCCACTGCTTATTAAGCTTGATGCACATCGAAAATATAGTGTTTTTGCGGCGTAGAAAAGCGGTTGGCATGCCGAAGACTATATGGGATCTCCCGTCCCCGCCGCCAGCAAGGGGCCACGCGGGGCTCGCGGTTTTCCTAGCGTCGCAGGGCTTCCCGGAGCTAGGCGCGGACCACTTGCTCAACCCACTCACGGCGCCCAGGTACTCGGAGCTCGTAGGGCAGGTCGTCAGGAGGGTCGGGCTGTTGCTACGCGGGGACGCGGGGCTGGAGCTCGCCCGTAACGCTGTGAAGCTCCTGGTAGAGGTGGGTCTTAACAGTGTAGGCTTCGAAGCCGTGTGGGCAGGCGTCCCCGCCGCCGAGTCCGAGAAGGCTTACCGGTTCGCGGTGAGCTTCCTCGGGGAGCTGGAGGAGGACGAGAGGGTCAGAGAGGCGGCGTCCGCGGTCGTTAAGGGCATGCTCTCCGACATGGGGAAGGTCATGTCGAGCAACCCTAGGGCTAAGAGCATGCTGAGGTGGATGTCCGAGGAGATAGAGAGGCAGGTCGACTGGCGCCACCCCGCTTCAAGCTTCCTGGCCGGCGCGAGGAGGGTTATAGAGGGGAACGCCTACTACAGGATGTACAAGCTCGGGCTTTGCCGCTTCGGCAACGACTACGCCTTGGGGCTGAGGTGGCTTAGGCGCCTAGGCTTCGTCCAGGTCTCGACGAACCCCGTTCTCGCAGCGGAGGCGTACAAGGACGACCCCGGGCTCTGGGAGGCCTTCGAGGAGTACCTGAGAAGGCACCCGGAGCTCGTTGAGAGGGCCGAGAGCGACCCGGACGAGCTCGCAATGGCGGCTACACTCATAGCCCTCTGGCCGAACATGGAGGTCTTCCGACCCGTCGCGCACCTCCTCGACTTCAAGGACGGGATGATAAGCTACCAGCTGAACCCCAACGTCGCCGACAGCGTGGAGGGTAGCGTTAGGGACGCGTTGAAGATATACAGGCTCAGCGAGGAGTACTTCGAGAAGTACGACGAGTACCTTCTCTGGGGGTGGCCCAGCACCATGGAGAGGGGGAGGCCCAACATAGTCTTCAAGGTTGCCGGTAGTAGCGAGGCGGCGATAGAGATCACGAGGATGCTCGAGAGCATGGGCATAGGCACGAACAACACGGTTACGTTCGCCGTCTCCCAGGAGGTGCAACTCATCCTCGCCAAGCTCGACGGAAGGGCGAAGGCCGTCAAGAAGGGGGTCAAGCTCACGAAGTCCTACGAGACTAACATGGGCGGCAGGCTAGAGGCCCACCTCCGGGAGGTCAAGGCGGCGGAGCTCATAAAGACGGCCCTCAGGCAGCTCGAAAACCCAGAGGAGGAGCTCGCGCGGCTAGCCAGGGAGCTCGGAGTACAAGGGGCGGAGCCCGGTAAGCCCTGGGAGGCTCCCACGGGCTGGGGCTACAGCGTGAGGGCGGAGACGCTCGACGAGAAGGCAGAGCTCGTAGCGAGCCAGGCCTACGTGAAGTCCTTGAAGGATCCGCGGCTCGCCGAGTTCCTGCTGAAAGCGAGGGTCTGCGGGGCTACACGCGAGGAGGTCGAGGCCTGCCTGGCCGCCTGGGAGGAGGCGATAAGCCTCTCCGGGACGCTGGTTGCCAGGAGGGTTTGGGGTATATTCTTCAGCGACGAGAACATGCCGAGGTGGATAGCCTACCTCGTCTCCAGGTACGGGCTCAGCTACGACGAGGCAGTCGAGGTGCTCGGCGGCATAGACGTGTTGCCGGCCTCGAAGAGGAAGCCCGAGGACACCCTCTACACGCTCGCCGCGAGGAACATGACGAACACGGAGTTCCCGAACCACCAGCTGAACGTGCACATGGCGTACGCAAGCGGCAAGGTCCGCCTGGAGGACTACGCTAACGCCGTGCTCAGAGGTGCCCCCAGGGAGGTGGAGGAGCTCTTAGTGAAGATGGAGGACTTCAGAAAGGCCTACGAGCTTACAGAGGAGCTCTTAAGAGTGCTCAGAGAGGTGGGGATACCCGGCGCCGAGCTCCTCGGAAGCGGCGGGTTGAAGCCGGAGGAATGGGTCTCCTTCGGCCCCAGGGTTAAGACGATGAAGGGCTTCACGAACGCCTACAACGAGTTTAGATCCAGGTGCTTGGAGCTCGCCAAGCGCCTCGCCGCGAAATGATAAACTTCCCATATTAGTAAAAATATATTTGGGGGAAAGCTTTTATCTAGTTACCGCTAAAAAGTAGGTGGTGGGAGGGCTTTGGCACGTGTAGCCGTCAAAGATCTTGTGAAAAGGTTTGGAAAAGTGGTTGCCGTCGACAGGGTCTCCTTCGAGGCTAAGGACGGCGAGTTCCTCGTTCTCCTCGGCCCCAGCGGGTGCGGGAAGACCACTACCCTGAGGATGATAGCCGGGCTAGAGACGCCAGACGAGGGAGAGATCTACATCGGGGACAGGCTCGTGAACGACCTGCCGCCCAAGGATAGGGACGTGGCGATGGTGTTCCAAAACTACGCTCTCTACCCGCACATGAAGGTATACGATAACATCGCTTTCCCGCTCAGGATAAGGAAGCTGCCGGCCGACGAGATAGACCGCAGAGTCAGAGAGGTGGCAAAGCTCCTGAGGATAGAGGAGTTGCTGGACAGGTACCCGAGGCAGCTGAGCGGCGGGCAACAGCAGAGGGTCGCCCTGGGTAGGGCTCTCGTGAGGCAGCCACAGGTCTTCCTGATGGACGAGCCTCTCAGCAACCTCGACGCAAAGCTGAGGGTGTACATGAGGGCTGAGCTGAAGAGGCTTCAGAGAGAGCTCGGCATAACAACGATCTACGTTACCCACGACCAAGCGGAGGCTATGACCATGGCGGACAGGGTAGCTGTGATGAACGAGGGGAAGATAATGCAGCTCGCAGACCCCGCCGAGCTCTACTTCAGGCCCGCGAACACCTTCGTTGCGGGCTTCATAGGAGCCCCGGCGATGAACTTCGTAGACGCCTCGGCGAAGGTTGAAGACGACACGGTCGTGCTCGACACGGGGATCTACCGCATCAGGCTCCCCAAGGACGCCTCCGAGGTGCTGATAAAGCAGGGCGTGCCGAGCGAGGTCATATTCGGTATAAGGCCTGAGCACATCACCGTTAGCAAGCAGGAGTTCCCCGGGAGCTTCGCCGCGGAGGTCTTCGTAACGGAGCCCCTAGGATCGGAGACGATAATCGACTTCAAGCATGGAGACGCTATACTCAAGGCGAAGTACCCCGGGCACTTCGAGGCCTCTCCGGGAGAGAAGATATACATAGGCTTCCAGCTACAGTACGCCCACGTGTTCGACAAGAAGACAGGAAAAGCCCTAGTCTAGAAATTTTCAGGGTTATTTTGCCTCGTCTTCTACCTCGAAGCTTCCCCTACCGTACCCTTTCACCGAGATCTCCAAGGCTACTTTATGCTTGCCGGGCGCGTAGCTACCGGGGATTCTCACCTCTACCTCGGTCCCCACCGGGACCTCCACCGGGTTGGCCTCGGAGATCTCCGAGGACTTCAGTGTTCTTCCGGAGACGACTATCACTACTTCCTCGGGCTTTACCTCTGCGTCGTCAACCTTCACCTTCACCGGGGCGTTGAGAGAAGCTGTTGCCAGGCTGTTCTTGAGCTTGAAGGAGAGGTAGCCGTGCTCGAGCTTCATGCTACCCTTCACGTACAGCCTTTTGAGAAGGGCTCGCGGAAGGAATGCCATAGCTATCGATAATTCTTTGCGCGCTAAAGATAAATATTTTTTGGGGCTTCTCTACGCGTGCCCGGGAAAAACTTCAGCTTGACGGGTCATAGGGGCGCAGCCGCGCTGGAGCCGGAAAACACCCTCCCCTCCTTTCTGAAGGCCTACGAGTGCGGGGCTACGGGTATCGAGTTCGACGTGCGCTTGACGCGTGACGGCGTCGTCGTGGCGCACGACGACGAGTTAGAGAGGGTTGCGGGGGTTAAGGGTAGGGTGAGCGAGAAGACCTACTCGGAGTTGCTCGGGGTCAGGGTGGGGGGCAGGGCGCGTATCCCGACTCTCAGGGAGGTTCTCTCCCTGGCTAAGGGCAGGCTGAGCGTGGATATAGAGCTTAAGGTCGTGGGGGCGGAGGCTGAGGTCGTGGATTCCCTGAGAGAGTTGCGGATGGTCGACGACGCGCTGGTAACGTCGTTTGTACCCGAGGCTCTGCGGAGAGTCAAGGAGCTGGCGCCGGAGGTGAGCGTGGGTGTACTGCTCGAAGAGTGGGACGACGAGTACCTCGAGATAGCCGAAAAGCTGGGTGCAGAGGCTTTGCTACCGTACTACGAGGCGCTGAGCCGCGACCTTGTCGAGAGGATAAAGAAGCGGGGCTTCAAGGTGATAACGTGGACCGTGGACGACCCGGAGGTCGCGGAGCGGCTCTACAGGCTGGGGATCGACGGGGTAATAACGGACGACCCTTGCCTGCTTGCACGCAGGCTTAGGTTCACGGGAGGCTAGCACTCTCAAAGTTTATAGGTCTCGGCGTTTTTCCTAGGTACGTGGCGAGAAGGCTTTCCGCGGTTGTGCTCCTCCTCTTGGTGGTTTTCTCGGTAGCTGAGAGCTCCGGGTCTCCGGGGGTCGAGGTTACAGGCTTAACAGTCAAGGTCGGGACTCTAGTAGGCGGCGTGTTTGTCGAGAGGCCTAACAGGACTGTGAACGCCGGGGAGAAGGTCGCCGTCAAGGTCGTAGTGGAGGTGCGCGGGGATGCGGGCACGAGGTACGAGGGGAGCCTCAAGCTGTCCGTAGCCAACCCCCTCGGAGTAGTCGTGGGCGAAGACTCCAGGAACTGGTCCTCCACCCTCCGGGGCGCTGGCGAGGAGTGGGAGTTCACGTTCGTCTACGAGTTTCCCCCCTCCGCCCTGAGGGGGTACTACAACGTCGACGTCTCGGTGAAGGTTTTGAACAGCGTTTCCCGCGGGAGGGTCTCCTTCTTCTACAGGGGGCTCGTCGATAGGAGGAACGTCGTGAACGTTACCTACGTGCTCGTGCTAGAGGGCACGGGGGAAGTCGGGGAGCTGAGGGTAGCGCTCCCCCAGGCCGACTCCATGACCTTCGCCGCCGGCCCGGTAGTGTCGCCTAGGCCTTCGAGGGTAGAGAAGGACGAGCTCGGCAACGTGTACGCGGTTTACGAGAAGGTAGCCGAGGGGGCGTTCAGGAAGGAGTTCAAAGTCAGCTTCGTAGGGGTGCAGGAAGTCAGTCTGGTGAGCGCCGACGCGCCTATAGACTCTCTCAGAAGCCTCCCGCCCGGGCTCGAGGAGTTCCTGCGCCCGTCCCCGTACATAGAGAGCGATAGCCCGGAGATAGTCGAGGTTGCCAGGAGGCTTTCGTCGGGCGTCTCCACGGTGCGCCAGCTAGCGTCGAGGATAGCGGACTACGTCTCCTCGACTCTCAGGTACAACGACGCCCTCAGGAGCATAAGGGACTCCTGGAGCCTAGGAGCCCTCTGGGCTCTCCACGCGAAGCAGGGCATGTGCCTCCAGTTCGCCCGGCTGTACGTCGCCATAGCGCGTGCCGCGGGGCTACCAGCCAGGGTCGTCGAGGGGCTCGTGGTTACGCCGCCCGGAGGCTCCTCCTCGTACCTCCACGCGTACGCCGAGTTCTACCTGCCGGGCTACGGGTGGGTGCCCGTAGAGCCGCAACTCCCCGGGAGGTACGTGGGGCTCGTCCCTCCTGTCCCCGGGTACGTCCCGCTGGTCAAGGGGCTTGGGGAGGAGAGGGCGGGCTCCCGGGACTCTGTGAGCACGCAGTTTACCTACTCGTACCGCTTGTACCCCTACGAGGGGTTGTCGGGGAGCGTGAAGCTATCAGTGAAGTACCCGAGAGAGCTACTCTACGGCGACCTGATCAAGGTCAACGTCAGCGTGGAGCCTAGGGACGCGGTATCGGAGGTCGCCGTCACCGCCCCTAACGGCTCGCGCTACGAGTACAGGCTCGTAGGCCCCGGGAGCGTAGTCCTCGCGGCGAGCGACGCGGGCAACTGGACCGTCGAGGTGTTCTCGATGAGGCAGGGCTACCTGCCAGCCTACACCGTTGCAGTCGTACCGGTAAGGCCGCGTCCCATCAAGCTTTCCGTCGAGGTCGAAGGACTACCCCTCCTCGGCAGGCCAGCTTTCATAGTCAGAGTGAGCCCCCCTGTACCCGGCATAACCGTAGCTGTGAACTCCTCCAACTGCCTCTACTACGAGGCTCGGACCCTGGAGACGAACTCCTCCGGCGTCGCCGTCTACGAGCCCCCGGTACTCCTGTGCCCGGCTACCATCGAGTTCCGGGCGAGGGGGAGGGGATACACGGAGGCGGTAGAGGTTTACCAGTACGACTACTCGCGCCTAGTCCCCCTATACGCGCTAATCCTGCTCGTCGCAGTCCTGCTCGTAGCCGTGCGTGCAATACGCAAAAAGCATTAATCTTGGCTTGGCGATTGAGGTTTGGGATGACGAACAGCCGGAGGGCTTACGGAGCCGTGAAGAGTGCGGCCGTAGCTGATCCGTAAAGCTTTTTTAGAGAGTTCTCGTGGCTAGATCCGTGAGGGTACTGGTAACCGGTGGCGCCGGCTTCATCGGTAGCCACCTCGTCGAAAGGCTCGTTGCGCGCGGCTACGAGGTCGTCGTGCTCGACAACCTGTCCTCGGGCTCCCTGGAGAACCTGAGGAGCGTGCTCGGAGACGTTGAGTTTGTCCGAGGGGACGTGAGGAGCCGGGAGGACGTCGAGAAGGCTCTTCGGGGCGTGGACGCGGTTTTCCACTTCGCCGCGAACCCCGAGGTCAGGGTTGGCGATCCCCGGGAGCACTTCGAGCACAACGTTTTCGCTACGTTCAACGTGCTTGAAGCTATGAGGAGGCTCGGCGTGTCGGACATAGTGTTCGCTTCTTCGAGCACCGTTTACGGCGACGCCGAGAAGTTGCCGACACCGGAGGACTACGGCCCCCTGAAGCCCATATCCGTGTACGGTGCCTCGAAGCTCGCGTGCGAGGCGCTCATATCCAGCTACACGCACACGTTCGGCTTCAAGGGGGTTGCGCTTCGCTACGCGAACGTCGTGGGACCGAGGGCTACGAGAGGCGTGGTGAAGGACTTCGTCAGGAAGCTGAGGGAGAACCCCCGGGTCCTCGAGATACTCGGCGACGGGACCCAGAGGAAGAGCTACGTCTGGATAGAGGACGCGGTCGAGGCAACCCTGCTGGCCTGGGAGAGGACGGGCGAGGGCTTCGAGGCATACAACGTGGGGAGCGAGGACGCCATAACGGTGAGGGAGGTTGCCGACATAGTGGTCAGCGCGATGGGCTTGTCGAACGTTGAGTACAGGTTCACCGGTGGCGTGATGGGAGGCAGGGGGTGGGTGGGGGACGTTAAGAACATGCACCTAGATATAGGCAAGCTGAAAAAGCTCGGGTGGAGCCCGAGGTACACGAGCAGGGACGCGGTGAGGCTCGCCACTCTCGAAGCGATTAAAGGCGGCTAAGCGCTACTTCTCCCCCAGTGCCCGCTTGAATGCATCGAAGACGGCGAGGAAGCCCTCCGCGGTTATCGTGCCTTCGTGCTTGTACATCCTGGTTATCTTCCCGTTTTCTCGTACCAGGAAGACGAGAGTGGGGGATACGTGTACGTCGAATATCTCGAAGAGCCTCTTCGCGGTCTCCGAGCGGCAGGATCTCGCGAACCAGTCGCACAGGACAACAACGAACGTAGCGCCGCTTAGCTCCTTGGTGAGCTTGAACCACGTCTCGTTGAATTTCCTGCACGCCCCGCACATCGTGTTGCTAAAGTAGACTACGTAGAAGCCGTCGGCGTCCAGGGGGATCTTCTCCGAGAGTACCCAGCGCCCAGCCCCGTACACGTAGACTCCGTTCTGCGACAGCCCCTCCTCAAGCCTCTCCGTACCTCTCACCCCGTGAACTCCTTGAGGAGCGGCTGGTAAACAGAGTTTGCTACCGTTGCCTTAAGCACGAAGTCCAGCGCTATCAAGACGAGCGCGTAGAGCAATAGCCTCCTAGCCTCGTCCTCCACGACGAGCCTTCTCTGGGAAAACACCAGCACCGCGATTCTCGACAGCGCGACTCCCAGGAAAACGTAGCCGACGACCCTCAGGACGGCGTAGACTTGCCACGAAAGGAGGGCTACCTGCAGGAGGTAGCCCGGCTTCGCATGGGCGAGCAGGACGCCGACGTAGTAGTTCATGTAGTTCAGCAGGATAGCGCCCATGAGGAGCCCCAGCAACCCGGCGGAGGCGGCGGTAGCCGCGGCGAACAACGCTACCTCGCGTAGCTTCGGGATTAGAAAGAGGCTGATGTCCCCCTCCGCGCCCCTCCCGGTGGCTATCCACTCGAACATCTCCTTAACGTAGCTCTCCCCGTTAATCACTCTCGCCGACGCCCAGCCTCTCGAGTTATAGGACGCGGCAATAACTGGTAGCGACACCGAGACAGCCCACACCAGGACGGTCAGCGCCGCTACCCATAGCCTCCCGCCCCTCACGTGCCTGAAGAAGAAGGGGTAGACGGCGGCCACCTGGAGCGCTGGTAGCAGTAGCTGGTTAACCGCGGCGAGCTCGAGCCCCAAGTAGGTGGCAACAGCACCGAGGGACGCCACGGTCACTACTTCTTCGAGTAGCCGCGCGCGCGGCGCTGTCTTCTCGCTGAAAGGCTTAAACCCAGCCATGGTTCGCCACGGTTGAAAGAAGAGTATAAAGCATTAAAAACTTGCTAGCGAAAAAGCAAAGCTTTTTAGCGCATCCCGGGTATAACTTCCAATGTACGCGGTTCAGGTAGAGAATCTGACCAAGGTTTTCGGGAACTTCCAGGCGCTGAGAGGGGTTAGCTTCGCCGTCGAGGAGGGCGAGGTTTTCGGGTTGATAGGCCCTAACGGTGCCGGGAAGACGACTACCTTCAGGATACTCGCGGGGCTCCTACCCCCGACTTCCGGCAAGGTCCTCGTGCTCGGCAAGGCGCCCGGCTCCCCTGAGCTCAAGAGGGTGGTAACCTACCTGCCGGAGGACGCCGGCACTTACAGGAACCTCACGGGCTACGAGTTCCTCAGAATGGTCTCCGAGCTTTACTTCGGGAGAAGCAGGGAGGCCGAGGAGGCCTTGGAGCTCGGGGTCAAGATAGCGTCGCTGGGCGAGAAGATACACGAGAAGATGAAGGGGTACAGCAAGGGGATGAAAAGGAGGATACAGGTAGCCAGGGCCCTCATGGTGAAGCCGCGCCTAGCCATACTGGACGAGCCCACCGTGGGGCTGGACGTCGTGCACGCGAAGGAGATAAGGACACTGATCAAGGAATTCGCCAGGGAGCACGGCTCCACGATCCTCCTATCGAGCCACAACATGCTCGAAGTGGAGGATGTCTGCGGCGAGGTCGCGATAATCGATCGGGGGGTGGTGCTCCTGCAGGGCAAGGTGAGGGATCTCCTCAGCGAGCACGGGGCGCGCAACCTGGAAGAGCTGTTCTTCATGGTCGCCGGTAGGGGTGAGGCGATGTGATGCGTATACGCGTGCTGGTAGCCAAGGAGGTTAAGGACACGCTCCGCGACCCCCGGATAATAATCCCCTTCGTAATATCGGCCCTTATCCTGCCAGTAATAGGGCTCGCGGTCTCCATACCCATGAAGGCCGCCGTGCAACAGGCCGTCGAGGGCGCGAAGGTAGTAGCGGTCATCGACTTGGACCGCACGGCGTACAGCAGGGAGTTCGTCGAATGGCTGCGCTCTAAGCTCAGCGTTGTAGAGCTACCGGCGGACTACGCGGGCAACGTTGAGAAAGCCGCGGAAGCGGCTTCGGCGAAGGGGGCTAGTGTCATCCTGGTGCTGGACAAGGGCTTCGGCGAGAGCCTCTCGGCGCGCAGGAGGGCGGAGGTACGCGTTATAAGCGTCGTAGACGAGATATACTTCCTCGCGGGGGTAGAGTCCAGCTCGGTTCAACGGCTGGTAGACGACTTCGCTCTCTCGAAGATCCTCGAGGGAACGGGCATTGCGCCGGGGGTTGTTCGGAGGCCCGTGAACTTCTCGGAGGAGACGTACGTCAAGGCGAAGGGGGTGGCGTTGCCGTACCCGCCAGCCGCTCTCGCTGGGATCTCGATGTCCGTGATGCTTGTACCCATGATAGTCCTCTCGATGGCTATGGTTGTCATGCAGATGTCCGCCACCTCGGCGGCAGTCGAGAACGAGGAGAAAACGCTGGAAACGCTCCTCACGCTTCCCGTGACTAGCACCGAGATACTGCTCTCGAAGCTTGCCGGCATGTTCATAGTATCGCTCGTGGGGTCGGCGCTCGAAGTCATAGGCCTAGTGCTCTACCTCCAAACCTTCGCCTGGGCTATGACGGGACCATCAGCCGCGGAAGGTCTCCTCGGCTCCGCGGGGGGTCTTTCCCAGTTCGTCGGAACCGGGGACGTAGCCCTCCTGGCCGCAAGCCTCGTGCTCTCCCTCCTCTTCTCGGCCGCTATCGGCGTGATGGTCGGCGCGCTGAGCAAAGACGTGAGAATTGCGAGCACGTTGATGAGCCCTATAGCCATGCTCGTACTAATACCAGGCTACATCGTGGCGTTTGCCCCCTCGAGGTTCCTCGGAGTCTACCTGAAAACCCTACTCTACGTGGTCCCGGTGACCCAGCCGGTAGTGATGTCCAGGGATATCATCGGCGCACGGGTACCGCCGGAGGCGCCCCTCTACCTCCTCGCCTCGTTGACTCTATCCCTAGCGGTGATGTACCTGGCGGGCAAGTTCTTCTCGCTGGAGACACTGTCATCCCTGCAGTACAGGGTCGAGCGGATAGCATCGAGGCTTAAGCGGAAATAGAGGGATACCTAGAATAACGAGTGTATTTTCTTCCCTGAAAACGATCTAATCTCTGTGAAGATAAAAGCATTTCCACGAAAGTTTATTAGAAGTAATAGTTGAACAGTAACACGCTATGAGCCAGAAAAAAGGCCTGCAGAAGACCACAGCGATACTGCTCGTAGTAGTCCTGCTGGTAGGGCTACTAGCCGGCTACTTCATAGGAGTTTCCACTGCGCCGAAAGCCCCCGCGGAGGAGGTAGTGCCCAAATCCCAGTACGAGCAGCTACAGAAGGAGCTCGAGTCCGTAAAGGCTCAGCTACAGCAGATGGCCGCGCAGCAGGGCAAGCCTGTCGAGATAGTAATCACCGCGTGGACTCAGGGGCCCGAAAGGGAGTCGATATACAGGCAGCTGAACCTCGTAGAAGCGGCTAACAGGCTGAACCAGATATTCAAGGTGGTGGGCGTCCCGGCGACTGTCAAGGTTGAGGGAGACTTCTCCACGGCGTCTTGGACGGATTACAGGAAGAAGGTATTCCTGGCGCTTGAAGGCGGGACGGGGCCCTGCATATTCCAGATGGAGCACGTGTGGTCTGCGGTTCTCGCTGAGAACGGGTGGATAATCCCGCTCGACGACTACGTGAAGAAGTACTGGAACTGGACGTACTATGACATCATCCCCGGCCTATGGTCCTCCGTGACCTACAAGGGGAAGATATGGGGCATTCCGCAGGACACGGAGGCCAGGCCGATCTACTTCAACAAGCTCCTCCTCAAGAAGCTCGGGTGGACCGACGAGCAGATAAACGCACTCCCTGAGAAGATCAGAAGGGGCGAGTTCACGCTCCAGGACATGTTGATGGTAGCGAAGGAGGCTGTCGACAAGGGAGTCGTGGCGCCTGGCTACGGCATCTGGCACCGCCCGACTGCTGGCCCTGACTGGCCCATAGTATACCTGGCATTCGGAGGCAAGCTTTACGACGAGACCAGCGGGAAGCTAGTAGCGGACATGAAGGTTTGGAAGAAGGTCTTCGACTGGTTCTACGCGGCCTCGATGCAGAAGTATAAGGTGATAACGGATAAGATGACGTCGCTCGACTGGAACAGGGACGTTCACCCAACAATAGTAGCCGGTAAAGTATTGTTCTGGATGGGAGGAACGTGGCACAAGGGGCAGTGGGTCGGCTCCTTCAACCTCTCCGAGAGCAAGTTCTGGGAAATGTTCGGCTTCGCCCTCTACCCCGCAGGCGAGCCGGGACTTAAGCCTGTCACCCTCTCGCAACCACAGGCTTACTTCATCTCGAAGACATGCAAGTACCCGGAGATCGCGTTCCTCATAATAACCCTGGCTACCGACCCCTACCTCAACTCGTTGCACGCCGTTAAAAGCGCACACCTAGCGATAATGTACCGGCAGCTGTCCGACCCTGTATACACGAAGGACAAGTTCCTCGCTATGACGGGCTACATGGTAGAGTACGCGCAGTACCAGCCGATGCACCCGAGATGGGGAGACTACAACACGATAATATTCAATACGATAAAGGGTATCGAGACAGGGCAGTTCGACGCCGACCAGGCTCTGCAGGTCTTCAAGCAGAACCTCCAGTCCACGCTTGGCGATAACGTAATAATAAAAGAATAAATAAAAAAATGTATTTTTTTGGTGATGAAGTATGGTGCGGCTTTCTAGGAGGATGTCGAAATACCTCGTCATGGCGCTCTTCCTCCTTCCCGCCGCGGCGATCATAGTGCTTTTCCTAGTCGTACCCTCCGTACTCACTATCCTAATCTCTTTAACAAACCTTGACTACAGGTTTAAGTGGGAGTGGGTCGGTCTCTCTAACTACCAGACGTTCGTCTCGGATCCTAACACGCCGATATTCGTTAGGAACACCATAATATACGTTACCGGTACCCTCGCTTTCAACGTCGG encodes:
- a CDS encoding transaldolase family protein, coding for MPKTIWDLPSPPPARGHAGLAVFLASQGFPELGADHLLNPLTAPRYSELVGQVVRRVGLLLRGDAGLELARNAVKLLVEVGLNSVGFEAVWAGVPAAESEKAYRFAVSFLGELEEDERVREAASAVVKGMLSDMGKVMSSNPRAKSMLRWMSEEIERQVDWRHPASSFLAGARRVIEGNAYYRMYKLGLCRFGNDYALGLRWLRRLGFVQVSTNPVLAAEAYKDDPGLWEAFEEYLRRHPELVERAESDPDELAMAATLIALWPNMEVFRPVAHLLDFKDGMISYQLNPNVADSVEGSVRDALKIYRLSEEYFEKYDEYLLWGWPSTMERGRPNIVFKVAGSSEAAIEITRMLESMGIGTNNTVTFAVSQEVQLILAKLDGRAKAVKKGVKLTKSYETNMGGRLEAHLREVKAAELIKTALRQLENPEEELARLARELGVQGAEPGKPWEAPTGWGYSVRAETLDEKAELVASQAYVKSLKDPRLAEFLLKARVCGATREEVEACLAAWEEAISLSGTLVARRVWGIFFSDENMPRWIAYLVSRYGLSYDEAVEVLGGIDVLPASKRKPEDTLYTLAARNMTNTEFPNHQLNVHMAYASGKVRLEDYANAVLRGAPREVEELLVKMEDFRKAYELTEELLRVLREVGIPGAELLGSGGLKPEEWVSFGPRVKTMKGFTNAYNEFRSRCLELAKRLAAK
- a CDS encoding ABC transporter ATP-binding protein, with translation MARVAVKDLVKRFGKVVAVDRVSFEAKDGEFLVLLGPSGCGKTTTLRMIAGLETPDEGEIYIGDRLVNDLPPKDRDVAMVFQNYALYPHMKVYDNIAFPLRIRKLPADEIDRRVREVAKLLRIEELLDRYPRQLSGGQQQRVALGRALVRQPQVFLMDEPLSNLDAKLRVYMRAELKRLQRELGITTIYVTHDQAEAMTMADRVAVMNEGKIMQLADPAELYFRPANTFVAGFIGAPAMNFVDASAKVEDDTVVLDTGIYRIRLPKDASEVLIKQGVPSEVIFGIRPEHITVSKQEFPGSFAAEVFVTEPLGSETIIDFKHGDAILKAKYPGHFEASPGEKIYIGFQLQYAHVFDKKTGKALV
- a CDS encoding C-glycoside deglycosidase beta subunit domain-containing protein, encoding MAFLPRALLKRLYVKGSMKLEHGYLSFKLKNSLATASLNAPVKVKVDDAEVKPEEVVIVVSGRTLKSSEISEANPVEVPVGTEVEVRIPGSYAPGKHKVALEISVKGYGRGSFEVEDEAK
- a CDS encoding glycerophosphodiester phosphodiesterase; translated protein: MPGKNFSLTGHRGAAALEPENTLPSFLKAYECGATGIEFDVRLTRDGVVVAHDDELERVAGVKGRVSEKTYSELLGVRVGGRARIPTLREVLSLAKGRLSVDIELKVVGAEAEVVDSLRELRMVDDALVTSFVPEALRRVKELAPEVSVGVLLEEWDDEYLEIAEKLGAEALLPYYEALSRDLVERIKKRGFKVITWTVDDPEVAERLYRLGIDGVITDDPCLLARRLRFTGG
- a CDS encoding transglutaminase-like domain-containing protein — its product is MARRLSAVVLLLLVVFSVAESSGSPGVEVTGLTVKVGTLVGGVFVERPNRTVNAGEKVAVKVVVEVRGDAGTRYEGSLKLSVANPLGVVVGEDSRNWSSTLRGAGEEWEFTFVYEFPPSALRGYYNVDVSVKVLNSVSRGRVSFFYRGLVDRRNVVNVTYVLVLEGTGEVGELRVALPQADSMTFAAGPVVSPRPSRVEKDELGNVYAVYEKVAEGAFRKEFKVSFVGVQEVSLVSADAPIDSLRSLPPGLEEFLRPSPYIESDSPEIVEVARRLSSGVSTVRQLASRIADYVSSTLRYNDALRSIRDSWSLGALWALHAKQGMCLQFARLYVAIARAAGLPARVVEGLVVTPPGGSSSYLHAYAEFYLPGYGWVPVEPQLPGRYVGLVPPVPGYVPLVKGLGEERAGSRDSVSTQFTYSYRLYPYEGLSGSVKLSVKYPRELLYGDLIKVNVSVEPRDAVSEVAVTAPNGSRYEYRLVGPGSVVLAASDAGNWTVEVFSMRQGYLPAYTVAVVPVRPRPIKLSVEVEGLPLLGRPAFIVRVSPPVPGITVAVNSSNCLYYEARTLETNSSGVAVYEPPVLLCPATIEFRARGRGYTEAVEVYQYDYSRLVPLYALILLVAVLLVAVRAIRKKH
- a CDS encoding NAD-dependent epimerase/dehydratase family protein, with translation MRVLVTGGAGFIGSHLVERLVARGYEVVVLDNLSSGSLENLRSVLGDVEFVRGDVRSREDVEKALRGVDAVFHFAANPEVRVGDPREHFEHNVFATFNVLEAMRRLGVSDIVFASSSTVYGDAEKLPTPEDYGPLKPISVYGASKLACEALISSYTHTFGFKGVALRYANVVGPRATRGVVKDFVRKLRENPRVLEILGDGTQRKSYVWIEDAVEATLLAWERTGEGFEAYNVGSEDAITVREVADIVVSAMGLSNVEYRFTGGVMGGRGWVGDVKNMHLDIGKLKKLGWSPRYTSRDAVRLATLEAIKGG
- a CDS encoding TlpA family protein disulfide reductase, which codes for MRGTERLEEGLSQNGVYVYGAGRWVLSEKIPLDADGFYVVYFSNTMCGACRKFNETWFKLTKELSGATFVVVLCDWFARSCRSETAKRLFEIFDVHVSPTLVFLVRENGKITRMYKHEGTITAEGFLAVFDAFKRALGEK